A segment of the Bactrocera neohumeralis isolate Rockhampton chromosome 3, APGP_CSIRO_Bneo_wtdbg2-racon-allhic-juicebox.fasta_v2, whole genome shotgun sequence genome:
tggtattggtattggtattggtattggtattggtattagtattggtattggtgttggtattggtattgtattagtattggtattggtattggtattggtattggtattggtattgatattggtattaGTATCAGTATTAgaattggtattggtattggttttggtattagtattagtattagAATTGGTATTGGTACTGATATTAGTAAGGTATTGATATTGGTAATAGTACCGGTTATTGATTTGCTACTTGAtctatgttattttttaaggtacATTTCAAATAATACTTTACAACCTCGTATATATCCGATTTAGTgctaatatacaaaaaagctcATGATGTGTAGACATAAATCCGCCATTTCAACTGTAACTCACGCAAATCTTTTATCTAAAAACGCAGATTGACTCTTGCGCACCACCTGCCGTTTGACTTATCACCACTCTCAGCGTGGCAtgacaatttttcatttgtgaTACATGACAATGTCACAAACAGGTACTTAAAACGGTTAATATTTTTGCGTGAAACGCGGGGTGTccccacgcacacacatgcgccATATTTGTCagaatatgttttataattaaTCACGCCTTGTTTCAAGCTTTCATCAACGAACCCTCGTTAAAGCGTTTTCACACCGACAAAATTATTCACATTTATGTGCCTTTACATAAAGACAGATGTGTGTCGCATGCAACACGCGACTGAACCAATTTAAAGTCTCTGCAATTATCGCTGTTGTCGCCGGATCTCTTTGGAcgcttgttatttttgttgttgggcCTCAGAAACACTTGTAGCAGCAACAATGTGCACTTATgaacacaaatgtatgtatataagtatgtatattttatatgagcGCCACGGGTgtccaattttttaaataatgataaTCTCAAAGTGGGTGTGGCAAAAGGCGTATTGTTGCCACACCAAAAGGTGTAATGAGTTTTGTGGggtgaaaagaaaaatgtttaaatattcaaaacataataaattgCTTTGGAAGGCGCGAAATATGAATGATGTTAGCTTTGTATaggtgtgagtatgtgtgtgtgcgcattttTAAAATGTGACTGGAATATTAAATTGTCATAATTTATAAAGAATAAATAGCGGgatgcatgtgtgtgcatatatgtgTAGATATATTTCAATGGCCTTTGTCGCCGCTTGCAAAGTGCTGCAGCGAGGTGTCGAGCCGAACTCAATGACATTTATGATTTGcacgaatttttaattaaaactgaaGCGCAAATTTAGGCTTTCGGCCAAAAATATAATGACCGCCGTACAGTCGGTGcgaaaaatacgtttttaatcTACATTTATGTGGTTAAAAAGTTgagctaatattttttatgtgacaCTTTACATTTAAAATGCACATGGGTCAGTTTTCTCGAAGGTGAAATTGAAAGCGTTAATCAAAACATAAATgagtttcatattttcaaaCCTATAAAGCCGAAAAAATTTGCGCTCGTACGAGGAGGTGAgagtatattaaagaaaaatttattaaaaatgcatgtttaaatcatatacatacaaacaatgtACTTAATACGGTTATATATGTCACATATGTTATGATTTAGCTCAAATTATCTTAACTTAAATCTCAGTTGACAAATTTCTTGGCAATAAATTGGTGCCTCATGAATATTTATACCTTAGATCCATATGTCTGTCGAGTCTTAGAGTACGCCATATGTGCCACAGTTGTTAATTTGTGTGAATAATGAAGCAGCAGGTACCCAATTATAATTGcattatacataaattatggAATGCTATTGAAATTTAAGCAACTTATTGCGGTCAGCAGGTGATTTATTCTCTTTGCGAAAGGGGttgactaaaatataaatttttttcaaagaattcCTACGAACATTGTTTAAAAGGGGTGGGACAATTAGTTCTCCACTACATTTTTCTACCTTAAATTCTGTCAGTGATATGTTATGATGCGCTACAGGGAGCGGATATTTATTTTGGGAATCCCAAAAGCTTTCATAGAAGCATTAATTagttaagtttttttcttgGAAAGCAGCTCATTTCTTCATCTCTACTCGGAGTACCTTTACACCTAATTCGAGCAGTTCGATCAGCGAACGAAGACATTATGTCAGTAAACCCTATGAATCCTCTCCCGAGTACAAATTATGGTTCTTCCTCTTTATTGGTCTAGACACCGCTTactcggttatagccgagtttacaacagcgcgctaaTCGTTCTTCCTTACCGCTGTTGCGCTGTGgcgacaattggagattccagcGAAGCCAGATCTTCCTTCTCCTGGTCTTCCCAatggagtggaagtcttcctcttcctctgcttccctctgCGGGACCTTCTTATAtctaatactttcagagcaTGACATGAGCtagacagcgtagccgctgtcacttaattcgctgaagtatgtcaatgtcatcgtataactcatacagctcgTCGTTTCATTGAATGCGATaatcgccgttgccaatgcgcaaagaaccatacatctttcgcagaacctttctcgcgaaaactcataacgtcaacttatcagatgttttcatcgtccatgacttatagagtttggtctttgttcgtcggtagaggactttatttctcaattgcctactcagtccaaagtagcacttgttggcaagagctattctgcgctggatttcgaggctaacgTTGTTATTGgcgttaatactggttccaagatagacgaaattatcagcgacttcgaaattatgactgtcaacagtgacgtgggatcctagtcgcgagtgtgacgactgtttgtttgatgacagtatatattttgtcttgccctcgctttcttatccattctcgagaaagcagaactaacggcgaggttgttgaggccaattatAATAACGCCAGTAGCCGTACACTCTTATACTtgtaaaagatggtaccttctctatatCGTTCTGGAAGCTCTGGTTCTGGAGCTTGAGTTGCGgctctcagaaagcaggagcgcaagtcgagtagaaaatcgttcggatGTCGGTTGGGAttacagcttctcgacgtcgaacattccttgtgttttttgatgtgccttttttgctgcacaaatgCGGGTGtatatcttggctgcaacaaaatagtggcCCGAGTAAATGTTAGGTcttcggagcgtacgcatgTCTATAGAACTGGAGATGTGTTTTCCGCCTATCACAACGTCACCGATCTGGTTGggggcttttcgatccggagacatcCAGGTAgcttcatcatggaggctgaatttcaACTACTGCTTGTGGTATAGGTATAGCCTCTTGCGCTAACTGACGGTTCTGCGACATAGAGGCGGAAACTCCAGTGTATCTGTTGTTAGACTGCACATTGTTCTGCCCTTGGATTCACGTATCCGAATAGTAGTCTATAGGTGTAGGATAAAGGCCCTTTGATTTATCTATCCGAATAGCGATCACAGCGCATTTATAGTACCCAGCAGGATACTGGAATTTATCACTGTCTTCGTAATGTGATTCCTTGTAATAGACTGGAGGGTACAATAGACTTCAGGTCACGGTGCATGCCTGAATTTAGGAAGTATACATTCCATTGTATGAGTCGATCTATAAAGATGCCTCGTACGATGCAAGCTTTTTATGATTTCACGCTCAAAACCGAAGGTCTTATACCGAAAACTGAAAAAGAAACTTTCCAAGATTGGACACTTATAAAATCTCAGATAAAGTGTGCACAAGAAGTGACCTAAAAAGTGATCGCTGTTTTACcgttttattaataaatgtatataaaatattttcttatatgatTATTATTGATCTCACAAAATCTCGCTGTCTTCACTGACATGCTTTCTTGCATTCCTCATCGTCCTCACATATGTCGCACAACTTCGAGGCGACTTCGTAGTATACCGTTGCACGTTTCAAAGTATCATAATAATCGTAGAGCACAATTGAAGCGGGTTTCTGACGAGCAACAGCAAACTGGCGCAGTGCTTCGATGGGCACACATTGAATTTCGCCCTTCGGCAGACTTTCGAAGTAGATGGCAATCAAAGTGTCCGACTTCTGGGTTTCCACTTGCTGcaagtaaattttatttgttatttatcaaaaatatactttttgtttttaagagcTATTACCCTGACTCGTGGCACGCCCTCAATGAGTTTGAAAGCATCCGTATCGGCCACATAACCCGAGGGTAGTGTCACTTCTAAAATCGCCATATTTGAGGCATCCCCTTCACCCTTATATTCAACACAGGCATCCAGTTCCAATTTTAAGACTGGCGTGTTCTTATTAATTATGGTTTTGATTTCAAAACTTGGTTGGGGATCCTTCTCGAGCACATTATACTGATAGGCGATTTGCACTAAAGCAGCACCTTTGCCCTTCGCAATGAAGTCCACTGAGAGCGTTTTTTGTGGAAGCTGTAAAGGTTGAAAAGCAAAACTATGAAGTCTTTCTTTCAACTCGAATTTTTGTTGGATACTGTTTGGTTCTTATGTACTGTTACTTACCTCCACTGTTTGTAGGAGCAGCCCATTGTTCTCGTCTACTTTTATACTCTCCGAGCGTTCAATACCGCCTTTAGCCAGCACTTGAACTTCCATTACACCAGGTTCATACTGCGCTTTTTCGGCGAAGCCAATTAAAGCTTGTAGGCCGACAACGGTGTCTTGAGTGGATATGAAGCCACCATAGCTGTTTCGTTGGGCCACCAACCATTTCACAATCGATAATAAATCTTCAATATCGACAAGGTCCCCATCTAAAAGCGTAAGCAGGGCATACGAAGTGACCTCCACGTCTCCATTAGGTATCCAGCGCCAccattgctgcgaacggtgttCCGAAGCCGACCACCACATGCGATCCTCAGCGGTCTTCGCAGCTGACTTAAGTATTTCAAGTTGCTTACTTGCTGAAGCATGCTTAGCTAATTGTAAGGCGTACGCGGTTAACGCCTTAGCGAATATACTGGTAGATTTCTCGGTGTTTGCCAAAATAAAATCGAAGCCTTTGTTCACATTGGCTTGATAGTCCTTAGTGAGTTGCTGCATATTGGGAACGGATTAGTTTAGAagtaatttagtgttttgttatAGAGACCATACCTTGTTTTCTATGAGAGTCAGTAAGACATGTGCTGTCAGTGCCACTCCCTGCTGACGTTCTGCACCGAAGCGTACGTTGTTTGTGTCCACAAAACTGCCGTTTTCTGCTTGTGTCTTGATGAGATATTGCATGCTCTTCTTGAGTATCGCATCGTCTACTTTTATAAACTCTTGCAGCTGATGTAGCGAACGCGCCACATATGCGGTAAGCCAGACGGATCCGTTCTCATTTCTATCCTTAGCGCGGAATGTAACAAAGGAACCATCATTCAAGCGAAAGCCGAGCATACGTTGGTAACCCGTTTCCAAGTTTTGCAGTATCTTCGCTTCCAAAGCTGGCGTAAGCTTGTTGATGTTCTGTGTGGGAATTGAGTAATTATTGTGGAAATTCCTCTCAAAGTAAAAGCATTGCTTACCTTAAGGTATTTCAGAACCAAATAATTGGGTATCAATGTCGACATGGTCTGCTCGGCACAGCCGGTTGGCATGCGCAATAAATGCTCGAGATTATTCAAAAGCGGTCCCAGTAAATCACCGATCACAGAGACTTCAATGTGTTCCGAGTTCGGCACTACatcaggtggcaacactaaatCGAAGCTTTGTCGCTGCTCAGGCGCTTGCTTGAGATTCACAAAGAACGCACGATTCGCATACTCCGTTACGCCTTCGGGTACTACTTTTAGTGTCTTGTGTATAGCATCACCAGCGAGAGCTGAGACAGCAGTGTACTTCAACATTATGTTGCCTATGATTTTGGGACGTAGCATAAATGCGACTCCAGCTGAGGACTGTGCGGGTATGTGTACAAGTTTTGCTCTTTTCACTTCGCTGGAAATCTCGTTGGAGATTTCGGTGAACTCATATTCGCCATCGGTATTGTCGAGTGTGATTTCGACATCCAATGCTTTATCCAGATAGTTGAAGACTAAAGCCGGCACATTGATGATCTCGCCTGTAAGGAAATGAAGTTTCACATTGTAATGTGTGGGCTCAGTAGAACTTTTTTGGAACGGGGATATAAGGACAATGATTCACGGACTTTCAATAACTATAATCAGggtttctttatttatactcgAATTCGTGAAAGATTTTTTAAGGTAACTTCTAATTCACCTCTCTTCACCGAATATGGCAACCTCACTGATATAAAGAACGGCTGAAATGTGACAATATCAGTGTTGTGCGTTGTAACGCCAAGTCCTTTTTCTGGATGTAGTGCGAAACCTGAGACCACCCAAGAAGTGATAGTATCTGGGATTTTTTGAGTCCAATTAAATTCCGCCGTTTGTGTGCTTAAAAGGCAAAAGTCGTAGTAATTTCGTAAATCAAAAATCCAGAATATAAACTTACTCCTCAATATCAGTGAAAATCCACGTTTCCGCAAAATCTCTGCGTACCGCAACTTCCTGGCTGGCTACTGCTGCCGTTGCTCCCGAGGCCTGCACTGCCAGGAGAGGCACAGCACCCTCCGGTACGCGTAGAGCAGTTAGGTCTTCGAAGCGGTTGTCAACTACGAAGTTGGTAAAAGTCATTTTGAAGTTTCAACATATGCTAGCTCAGTTTTTTACGGTTACCTGGTGACGTATGTGGCGCTGTGTAGTTGTAGAAATAGTTGCCATTAGTCATTGTTACGACACCACTTTGTCCACCCGGGTAGCGCGAGTAACCACCCTGCCAAGGTGTATACGTTGTATAGGAGCTTAGACGCCAGCTAAAATcatttttggaaatatcatTGTTGCGACCCAAAAGGAGAACGCTTTGATCAACAGCGAGCAGACCAACAAAGGAATGTGGAGTGGTTTTGATGCGTAGAGCGACATCTGCGCCGGGTTTTACTTCAGCTGGGGCAGTAATCTCCAACTGAGCAGTGAAAGAACAAGAAATTTAAAAGGCTTATTATAGAGGGTTAACTAATGATTAATAACCGAACCTCATTTTGCATTTCCGTCTTAATTTGGAAACTCGTCTCGGCATAGTGAAATTCACCCAGTTCATCAATAAAGTAGGCGTAAAATCGGGCATACGGCATCCACATGAAATTAGGCGTCAGTGTTAAATCAAAGCTCTTGGCCTTATTAGGCACAAAAACGCGTTCGCTGACCAAAATATTGCCACGACCCACGATGTTGTAGTCGAAATATGTTAGGGGCGCACTGGAGTTCAAAGTCAGTATAATTTCCTCATCCGCGTTAAAACTGCAAAGAAGCAACAAGAAAACGAAACATGAGAATGGTAACTCCGTCTTATAGTCTGATTACCCCCACTTACGTATAACGTCCCTTTGGATACTCCAACTGTGCCTTAAAGAAAGATTTCGGCGTCGTAGGCGCATCTGTCTTTACCACGTCTGTGACTTTTGGCGGTTCCTTTTGATAGATGTTCGTCACGTCATGCTCCTCATCCTTGTAgaatgcttttattttatagaaatggGTGTAGCCATCAAACTTTGCCAGAGCTGGCAACTTAACCTTAAACACCGCTGTGCTGTTGACATCCAAAACGCCCTCAAACTCcaaaacttggttttcaattttGGGTTCGGTTTTATTTTCATCCTTATAGTAGTTTTTATTCAGTGATTCGGTGAAACGTAAGCGCACGGGCGTATTGATATCCCTTAACAATTCATCATCGTAGCTCACGACACGGAATGTCATTTCCGCTTCCTCGTCGGCTGTGAACCAGTTGCAATTCTTAAAAACCTGACAGCTTATAAAGTAACGGTCTCGGTAGAGTGTTGTTCCTGTGGTGCCGTTAATTTTGACACCGGTGAAATTCTCCTCCACCGTCGCTGTAATGTCAAGCGGTGTGGTTCTGAAGCTGAGGAAGCTGTCTTTGTATTGGCTCACGTTGAGATCGAACTTCGCTTTACCACTCACCATATCCGTCGTCTTTATTATTTGCTGTGGTGGATCTGTtgagttttcattgtttttgtggGAATAGTAAAATGACTGTAGCTTCATAATCAATGTGACCTTTCCATTAACCGGTTTGCCATAGGTATAGCTGGAGGTACGACACAAAAAGTAGACAGGAGAAAATAATTGTTAACTAAGCTTTAGAATACAGTCCAACATGTTTTTCATTGGTTGCATAGTCTTTTTTGAGATTAATCCTGAAGTATTACTGATAAAAACCCGAAAGATCTAAACTAGTCTGTAACCATGTAATCATTTATGGTACTCACTTGGCTCTGACGACCA
Coding sequences within it:
- the LOC126753579 gene encoding CD109 antigen-like, which codes for MQGAALLLLAILKIAWTANATGHYTVVAPGTIHTNGKYNVAVALHQATEPATVRISLLGPQYNDTKTVELQPYEVQNIGFRVPVLRDGDYNITAEGLSGLIFKNSTKLNHNVFQTHLKIQTDKGKYKPGDVVNFRVLFLDENLKPSGPSASSVIWFEDGKRNRIKEYKNFTVSKGVYTGKFQISAFPVQGRWRLAVDNGGWRRAIVSFDVQKYVLPKYKVSVDATSKVSVKDGDMQVVVRANYTYGKPVNGKVTLIMKLQSFYYSHKNNENSTDPPQQIIKTTDMVSGKAKFDLNVSQYKDSFLSFRTTPLDITATVEENFTGVKINGTTGTTLYRDRYFISCQVFKNCNWFTADEEAEMTFRVVSYDDELLRDINTPVRLRFTESLNKNYYKDENKTEPKIENQVLEFEGVLDVNSTAVFKVKLPALAKFDGYTHFYKIKAFYKDEEHDVTNIYQKEPPKVTDVVKTDAPTTPKSFFKAQLEYPKGRYTFNADEEIILTLNSSAPLTYFDYNIVGRGNILVSERVFVPNKAKSFDLTLTPNFMWMPYARFYAYFIDELGEFHYAETSFQIKTEMQNELEITAPAEVKPGADVALRIKTTPHSFVGLLAVDQSVLLLGRNNDISKNDFSWRLSSYTTYTPWQGGYSRYPGGQSGVVTMTNGNYFYNYTAPHTSPVDNRFEDLTALRVPEGAVPLLAVQASGATAAVASQEVAVRRDFAETWIFTDIEDTQTAEFNWTQKIPDTITSWVVSGFALHPEKGLGVTTHNTDIVTFQPFFISVRLPYSVKRGEIINVPALVFNYLDKALDVEITLDNTDGEYEFTEISNEISSEVKRAKLVHIPAQSSAGVAFMLRPKIIGNIMLKYTAVSALAGDAIHKTLKVVPEGVTEYANRAFFVNLKQAPEQRQSFDLVLPPDVVPNSEHIEVSVIGDLLGPLLNNLEHLLRMPTGCAEQTMSTLIPNYLVLKYLKNINKLTPALEAKILQNLETGYQRMLGFRLNDGSFVTFRAKDRNENGSVWLTAYVARSLHQLQEFIKVDDAILKKSMQYLIKTQAENGSFVDTNNVRFGAERQQGVALTAHVLLTLIENKQLTKDYQANVNKGFDFILANTEKSTSIFAKALTAYALQLAKHASASKQLEILKSAAKTAEDRMWWSASEHRSQQWWRWIPNGDVEVTSYALLTLLDGDLVDIEDLLSIVKWLVAQRNSYGGFISTQDTVVGLQALIGFAEKAQYEPGVMEVQVLAKGGIERSESIKVDENNGLLLQTVELPQKTLSVDFIAKGKGAALVQIAYQYNVLEKDPQPSFEIKTIINKNTPVLKLELDACVEYKGEGDASNMAILEVTLPSGYVADTDAFKLIEGVPRVRQVETQKSDTLIAIYFESLPKGEIQCVPIEALRQFAVARQKPASIVLYDYYDTLKRATVYYEVASKLCDICEDDEECKKACQ